Proteins encoded by one window of Sphaerodactylus townsendi isolate TG3544 linkage group LG02, MPM_Stown_v2.3, whole genome shotgun sequence:
- the PRR5L gene encoding proline-rich protein 5-like isoform X3, producing the protein MTKGSIISSPLFQFQKMGSFRRPRPRFMSSPVLTDLPRFLAARQSLNLSSNSAWNSVQTAVINVFKGGGLQNNELYTLNEHVRRLLKSELGSFITDYFQNQLLAKGLLFIEEKLSLCEGENRIHILSDIWDHFFAETLPTLQAIFYPVQGQELTIRQIALLGFRDLVLLRVKLDEILPLVQTKVPPSIVQMLLILQREDTIDLTQMD; encoded by the exons ATGACTAAAGGTTCTATCATATCCTCACCTCTTTTCCAGTTTCAGAAGATGGGCTCATTCCGGAGACCTCGGCCTCGCTTCATGAGCTCCCCTGTTCTGACGGACTTGCCACGTTTTCTGGCAGCTCGGCAATCTCTGAATCTCAGTTCCAATTCTGCATGGAACAG TGTTCAAACAGCAGTGATCAATGTGTTCAAAGGGGGAGGCTTGCAGAACAATGAACTCTACACCCTCAATGAACATGTCAG ACGGCTGTTGAAGAGTGAACTTGGATCCTTCATCACAGACTACTTCCAG aaccagcttcTTGCAAAAGGCTTGCTGTTCATTGAGGAGAAACTCAGTCTTTGTGAAG GAGAGAATCGCATCCATATATTATCTGATATTTGGGATCACTTCTTCGCAGAGactcttcccacactccaggctATATTTTATCCTGTTCAG gGCCAAGAATTAACTATTCGCCAAATtgccctgcttggcttcagagactTGGTCTTATTAAGAGTGAAGCTGGATGAGATTCTTCCTCTGGTGCAAACCAAGGTCCCTCCTTCCATTGTCCAGATGCTGCTAATCTTACAG